The Mytilus edulis chromosome 12, xbMytEdul2.2, whole genome shotgun sequence genome contains a region encoding:
- the LOC139497128 gene encoding uncharacterized protein isoform X1 → MYCSHEEWGVGNCNHNEDVGIYCFNKTTVLGGWSPWTTWSVCSDYGCNDGLQSRSRRCDWPLPSDKSFYCKGTSMEIKSSNSTLNPGSRSITQSDLEGNYSLGAVVGVGVGCIIVTIILVLLSQYAFSLWRKYKGGDNHNSNTEESYDDLRINQSISDYSVRTNQHNTTNTTNRESNVPFETYDNLGQDFYENAI, encoded by the exons ATGTATTGTTCACACGAGGAGTGGGGAGTCGGAAATTGTAATCACAATGAAGACGTAggaatttattgttttaataaaactACAG ttCTTGGTGGTTGGTCTCCATGGACAACATGGTCAGTTTGTAGTGATTATGGTTGCAATGATGGACTTCAAAGTAGATCACGCAGATGTGATTGGCCCCTTCCATCTGATAAAAGCTTTTATTGCAAAGGAACATCAATGGAAATCAAATCTTCCAATTCAACTTTAAATCCAG GTTCAAGATCAATTACACAATCTGACCTAGAAGGCAATTATTCACTTGGTGCAGTTGTTGGAGTAGGTGTAGGCTGTATTATAGTGACAATTATTTTAGTGTTACTGAGCCAGTATGCATTTTCGCTTTGGAGAAAGTATAAAGGAG GTGACAACCATAACAGTAATAC ggAGGAATCCTACGATGACTTACGGATAAATCAATCAATCTCGGATTATTCTGTTCGTACTAATCAACACAATACGACCAACACAACCAACAGGGAAAGTAATGTACCATTTGAAACGTACGACAACTTAGGACAAGATTTCTACGAGAATGCAATATGa
- the LOC139497128 gene encoding A disintegrin and metalloproteinase with thrombospondin motifs 4-like isoform X2, with amino-acid sequence MYCSHEEWGVGNCNHNEDVGIYCFNKTTVLGGWSPWTTWSVCSDYGCNDGLQSRSRRCDWPLPSDKSFYCKGTSMEIKSSNSTLNPGSRSITQSDLEGDNHNSNTEESYDDLRINQSISDYSVRTNQHNTTNTTNRESNVPFETYDNLGQDFYENAI; translated from the exons ATGTATTGTTCACACGAGGAGTGGGGAGTCGGAAATTGTAATCACAATGAAGACGTAggaatttattgttttaataaaactACAG ttCTTGGTGGTTGGTCTCCATGGACAACATGGTCAGTTTGTAGTGATTATGGTTGCAATGATGGACTTCAAAGTAGATCACGCAGATGTGATTGGCCCCTTCCATCTGATAAAAGCTTTTATTGCAAAGGAACATCAATGGAAATCAAATCTTCCAATTCAACTTTAAATCCAG GTTCAAGATCAATTACACAATCTGACCTAGAAG GTGACAACCATAACAGTAATAC ggAGGAATCCTACGATGACTTACGGATAAATCAATCAATCTCGGATTATTCTGTTCGTACTAATCAACACAATACGACCAACACAACCAACAGGGAAAGTAATGTACCATTTGAAACGTACGACAACTTAGGACAAGATTTCTACGAGAATGCAATATGa